TTCCAACCTAAGTTCATCAATTGATCATATCTGAACCTTGGCAAGGTCCATCTAACCCACATAAAGAAAAATATAAAAGCAAATATTTTCAGGAAGAACACCAATACTCCAATGATTGTAATCCAATTTTCTGACAGTCCGAGGTCATACATAAATGGAAAATTATATCCTCCAAAGTACAGGGCTGCCATCAAGGATGATGAAACAAACATATTGATATATTCAGAGAACATATAAAGGCCCAATTTCATGGACGAATACTCTGTATGGTAACCACCGACTAGTTCAGTTTCACATTCTGGCAAGTCAAACGGCACGCGGTTACATTCTGCGAATGCACAGGTCATAAAGATCAGGAAGCCCAAAGGCTGAACCCAAATATTCCAATTGACGAAACCAGATTGCTGTGCTACGATCTCACCGATGGAAAGGGTACCTGTAACCATCAACAAAGCAATCAGCGACAATCCCATTGCGATTTCGTAACTGATACTCTGTGATGCTGCACGGATTGCACCCATCAGCGAGAATTTATTGTTGGAAGCCCATCCTCCCAACATGATTCCATATACCCCAAGGGCGATGACCCCAAAAATATAGAGAACACCAATATTGACATCGGCAACCTGCAATTTGATCGCTTGGTCACCTATTGTCAGGGTCTGACCCCAAGGAATAACAGCCGAACTGATACAAGCTGTTATGATTGCGATCGTAGGACCTAATATAAACAAGGTTTTATGTGCCCCGGCAGGAATAATCTCTTCCTTAAAGAAGAATTTTCCACCATCACACAGGGGTTGTAATATTCCGAAAAGACCGGCACGGTCAGGACCATAACGGTCCTGCATAAACCCTGCAATCTTTCTTTCTGCCAAAGTAGAATACATCGCTATGACCAAGGTGATCACAAAAATGATTACTACTAAGATTAATTTCTCTAAAATAAAGGCCGTTTCCATCTTCCCTATTTCTATTTTAATTTTTCAGATCTTGCTAACTGTTCCACATTCGCCTCCTTTAAAACAGGATTGTCCTTAATTACGCTTGGCGGATCGAAACGCAGGTAATGATTCGATGAAATCACGGATTGATCGCTGATTTTGTAGGTTCTTCTAAGTTCCAATCGTCAGTTCGTTTGGTTTCAAACCTACAAGTATCACAGATAAAATCTTCGACTTCATTGTGTTCATCCTTGCGTCCTGTTACACGGATTACATCTGGCCCTTTATACCATAATGTCACTTTCCCTGAACATTTAGGACAGTCACGGTGAGCATTCACTGGTTTGGTAAACCAAACCCTGTTTTTGAACCTAAAAGTTTTGTCTGTCAATGCTCCTACCGGGCATACATCAATGACGTTCCCAATAAAATCATGATCCAAAGCTTCATGTATGTACGTTGAAATCTCAGCATGATCTCCGCGGAATAGAACGCCATGCTCTCTTTTGTTGGTCAGCTGATTAGCAACATATACACAGCGGTAGCAAAGGATACAACGGTTCATATGCAGTTGGATCTTTTCGCCGATGTCTATTCTTTCGAAGGTACGTCTTTCGAATTCATATCTTGTTTTGTCTGCTCCGTGTTCATAGCTCAGGTCCTGAAGTTTACATTCTCCGGCTTGGTCACACACAGGGCAATCCAAGGGGTGGTTGATCAACAACATTTCCACTACTGCCTTTCTGGCGTCTACCACCTCTGGCGAGGTGATGTTGAGCACTTCCATTCCATCCATGGACGGTTGTTCTGCAGGATGCTACCAACTTGGGCATCGGCCTAGGGTCTTTTTCTGATCCTTTGCTCACTTTTACCAAGCAGGTTCTACACTTTCCACCAGTTCCTTCCAGCTTGGAGTAATAGCACATTGCCGGTGGCACAATATCACCACCTATCTGCCTTGCAGCGTTTAATATCGTAGTACCCGGAGCAACTTCAACCGTTATTCCGTCTATTGTAACTTTAAAATTTTGAACTTCTTCTGCCATTGTCGCTCTTTCTAAATAAATCCTTTATTCCGTTACTGGAACTAGGGGATCTTCATAATGTGCTAAACCGTAGTTTCTTTGCATTGCTTCTTGAGGATTTAGGATATGCCATTCAAACTCATCCCTGAAATGGCGGATTGCTGCCGCCACGGGCCATGCTGCCGCATCACCCAAAGGACAGATCGTATTTCCTTCAATCTTCTGTTGAACCTGCCATAATAAGTCAATGTCCGACATATCACCCCTGCCATACTCAATCTTTTCTAGGATCTTTTCCATCCATCCTGTTCCTTCGCGACATGGTGAACATTGTCCACAACTCTCATGTCTATAAAAACGGGTATAATTCAAGGTATTCCGTACAATACATTGGTCTTCATCAAATACGATGAAACCACCTGATCCCATAGCGGTACCACTTACAAATCCACCGTCTGCCAAGGACTCATAGGTCATTAGGCGTGGGTTTCCTTGCATGGTCTTAACAATCAGGTTTGCAGGCAAAATAGGAACGGATGACCCGCCGGCCACCACAGCCTTCAGACGCTTTCCATTCGCCATGCCACCACAATATTCTTCTGAGAAGATAAATTCCTCAACGGGAAGGCCCATTTCGATCTCATAAACTCCAGGTTTTGCTATGTTCCCTGATGCGGAGATCAACTTTGTCCCTGTACTTCTTTCGATACCGATTTTCGCATACTCCTCACCGCCATCATTGACGATAGGTACTGTTGCGGCAATCGACTCTACGTTATTTACAACCGTCGGACAGCCATACAATCCTGCTACAGCAGGGAATGGCGGTTTTATCCTTGGGTTTCCTCTTTTTCCTTCCAATGATTCCAATAAGGCGGTCTCTTCACCACAGATGTAAGCTCCACCACCCGGCTGAACGAAAATCTCTAGGTCATAACCTGTCCCTAAGATGTTCTTGCCAGGAATCCGGCAGCTTTAGCCTCTTCGATGGCCTTTTCCATAATCCGAATCTGAGGCATCATCTCGCCACGGATATAGATATAGGAGGTATGTGCTCCAAGTGCATAGCTGGAAACAATCATTCCTTCAATCAATGCATGCGGAATATAAGTCATCAGATAACGGTCCTTGAAGGTACCAGGCTCTGACTCATCTCCATTGCACACCAAATAGCGAGGGACACCCTCAGGCTTAGCCAAGAAACTCCATTTCATCCCTGTTGGGAATCCTGCTCCACCACGACCTCTCAAACCCGATTTCTTAACCTCCTCGACTACGTCTTCCGGAGACATGGTCTTCAAGGCCTTTTCAACTGACCGATAGCCACCCTTCTCACGATAGACAGCGAAGGTATTGATGCCTGGCACATCTATATGTTCTAATAATAACTTACGTCCCATATTACTAAGCCTCGCTTTTTGATTTTTCCTTTAAATCACTGATTAATGTGTCCACACTCTCTGGAGTAAGATTCTCATAGAATGTATAACTTGGACCGATCTGTAAAACAGGTCCGTATCCACATGCTGCCAAACATTCTACACCACGCCAAGAAAACAGACCATCCGCCGTCGCCTCACCTTCCTTAACGCCTAATCTATCTTCCAGATGTGCCATGATCTTCTCCGCTCCTACCAGGCAACATGGTCCTGTACGGCAAACCTCAAGTACATACTTCGCTTGTGGCTGCAAAAAATACATGGTATAAAAAGTCGCTACTTCAAATACTTCGATAGGCTCAATGCTCAGAAAGGATGCAACCTTTTCCATAGCATCGACGCTCAACCAGCCATATTCTGCCTGAACCAAATGTAGAATCGGCAATAATGCTGACTTCTGCTTGCCCTCAGGATAACGACTTACTACTTCGGAGAATTTCCCCAAAAGATCTGCCGAGAAATCGACAATCATATTTTCTTTAACACTAAGCATCTAATTCACCTGCTATTACGTTTAAACTACTCATATTGATGATGGCATCCGAGATCAACATACCGCTGCTCATCGGTGCAAACATCTGATAATTGATGAATGATGGCCTTCTGAAATGCAAGCGGTAAGGGCTTCTGCCCCCATCGTTGATCAGGTAGAAACCTAATTCACCATTTGCTCCCTCAACCGAAGCATATACTTCTTCCTTAGGGGCATCCCACTCGCCCATCACGATCTTAAAGTGATAGATCAATGCTTCCATATTGGTATATACCTGTTCTTTTGGAGGCAGGTAATATTCTGGAACATCGCGTGGAACACACCTTTAGGTTCTTTTTCTATTTTTTCAAGCGCCTGTTCGATGATGCGCAGGGATTGCCACATCTCCTCATTTCTCACCATAAATCGATCATACACATCCCCATTGGTACCAACCGGAACATCAAAATCAAATTCCTCGTATGAGCAGTAAGGATTGTGCGCCCTCACATCATAGTCAACACCTGTTGCGCGCAAAATCGGACCTGACCAGCTATAGCTCAGAGCTTCCTCTGCTGTTACTGCCGCCACATTCGAAGTACGCTCGATAAAGATTCTGTTACGGTCAAATAACTCTTGGAACTCCTTTAATACCGGTGGGAATCTTACCAAGAACTCACGGATCTTTGCAAAGGCAATATCATTGAAATCACGCTCAAAACCACCAATTCTACCGATATTGGTTGTCAGACGTGCACCACAGATCTCTTCATATATTTCATAGATAAACTCACGCTCCTGCATCACATAAAGGAATCCCGAGAACGCTCCTGTATCTACCCCAAGGATACCATTACAGATAATATGGTCGGCTATCCTTGCCAGCTCCATAACAATAACGCGCATATATTGTACACGTTTTGGAATCTCGATATCCAACAGTTTCTCAACCGTCAGGTACCAACCGATATGTGTTGATCGGTGATGAACAGTAGTTCAAACGATCCGTCAGGGCGTAATTTGATAGAAGGGTCTATGTTCTGCGATTTTTTCAAATGCACGGTGGATATAGCCAATGGTAGAGACACCACTGACGATACGTTCACCGTCAATTTGGACTACATTTTGGAATACACCGTGGGTAGCAGGGTGTGTAGGTCCAATATTGAGAGTTATCAACTCATCCTGAGGGTCATTGTCCTCAAAGACAGGTGCATTATGTGATATTTTCGAAATAGATTTGCTCATGATTGTCCTATCTTATCGGCCAAAATAAAAGTCTTTCTTATCCACACGGTTAGGATCTTCCCAATGGGTATTCTTTACGCATTGGGAATACGCCAAGATCATCCATGTTGAGGATTCTTCTCAGATCAGGATGGCCTTCGAAATTGATTCCAAAGAAATCGTAGGTTTCGCGTTCCATCCAGTTTGCTCCGTTCCATAGCACTGTTGCTGTAGGAATAGATGGGTTTCCTTTTCCAAGAACACCTTGATACGTATACGGACATTATGGACCAAGCTATGTACATGATAAACTACCGCAAAAGGTTTTTCCCTTTCCGGGTAGTGTACCGCTGTAATATCTGTCAAATAGATAAATTGCATGGATTCATCTGTTTTGATGCTTGACAGCAGATCAATAATATTTTCCGTATCTGTTTCGACTGTAAGCAGTCCTTTAGGTTCTGATATATGGGTTACTTTATGCCGAATTCTGTTCTCAGCTTTTCGATAACCGCTTGATTAGTCAACTTATCCATTATCTGTTAAGATTCCGTACTTTTCCAATAACGCTTTATATTCTGGCGTATTTCTTCTGTTCAATGATTCGTTTTTCACGATGTCCTGGAGTCTGAGCACACCGTCCAGAATTGCTTCTGGTCGTGGCGGGCAGCCAGGGACATACACATCTACAGGTATGATTTCATCGATTCCTTGTAACACGGAATAGGTATCGAAAATACCGCCACTGGAGGCGCATGCACCTACGGCAATTACCCAGCGTGGTTCTGCCATCTGTATGTATACCTGTTTCAATACAGGTGCCATTTTCTTTGCAATCGTTCCCATTACAAGCAACATATCAGCTTGTCTTGGGGAGAAACTAGGCCTCTCAGCTCCGAACCTTGCCAAATCATACGTCGACCCCATGGTCGCCATAAACTCAATTCCACAGCAGGATGTTGCAAACGGTAGAGGCCATAGCGAATTAGCGCGTGCTAATCCGATGGCTTTATCCAATGTTGTTGCAAAGAATCCCGCTCCCTCTACACCTGGAGGCGCATCTGATAAGGTAATATTGCTCATCTCTAAATTATTTGCGCGATCAAACCGGCAAAAACCAAAAGGTTAATCCCAGTCTAATGCTTTCTTTTTAATGATATAAATAAACCCTAAAAGCAATAACCCCATGAAGACGAACATCTCAATCAGCCCCTGCATT
The Sphingobacterium daejeonense genome window above contains:
- the nuoH gene encoding NADH-quinone oxidoreductase subunit NuoH, which produces METAFILEKLILVVIIFVITLVIAMYSTLAERKIAGFMQDRYGPDRAGLFGILQPLCDGGKFFFKEEIIPAGAHKTLFILGPTIAIITACISSAVIPWGQTLTIGDQAIKLQVADVNIGVLYIFGVIALGVYGIMLGGWASNNKFSLMGAIRAASQSISYEIAMGLSLIALLMVTGTLSIGEIVAQQSGFVNWNIWVQPLGFLIFMTCAFAECNRVPFDLPECETELVGGYHTEYSSMKLGLYMFSEYINMFVSSSLMAALYFGGYNFPFMYDLGLSENWITIIGVLVFFLKIFAFIFFFMWVRWTLPRFRYDQLMNLGWKMLIPLAIANIVLTGIITIVKDTYF
- a CDS encoding NADH-quinone oxidoreductase subunit NuoE family protein, which encodes MLSVKENMIVDFSADLLGKFSEVVSRYPEGKQKSALLPILHLVQAEYGWLSVDAMEKVASFLSIEPIEVFEVATFYTMYFLQPQAKYVLEVCRTGPCCLVGAEKIMAHLEDRLGVKEGEATADGLFSWRGVECLAACGYGPVLQIGPSYTFYENLTPESVDTLISDLKEKSKSEA
- a CDS encoding NADH-quinone oxidoreductase subunit B, whose translation is MSNITLSDAPPGVEGAGFFATTLDKAIGLARANSLWPLPFATSCCGIEFMATMGSTYDLARFGAERPSFSPRQADMLLVMGTIAKKMAPVLKQVYIQMAEPRWVIAVGACASSGGIFDTYSVLQGIDEIIPVDVYVPGCPPRPEAILDGVLRLQDIVKNESLNRRNTPEYKALLEKYGILTDNG